In Gemmatimonadaceae bacterium, a single window of DNA contains:
- a CDS encoding DUF2169 domain-containing protein: protein MLQINNVTPFKTQLMLFANREGIDTVYAIIKGTFTYHDGVRLSPEQVPIVVEDKHHGDPATSSIRTPSDVSLEKPATDVVLVGSAWAPNGDPAWQSDASVSVASVTRTVRVSADRVWESGVAGTTASWIAPFVRMPLVWERAYGGSDIGEKGLVADWRNPVGVGFRAKGSSKSTTGSPIANIEDPGTLISSATQTPSPAGFGPVPAHWLPRRKYAGTYDEQWERDRAPYLPDDFDPRFCQIAPLGLVMPGMLQGGEIVELRGVTPSGFARFALPSISIEAQYHLPNKTETRPASMDTVIIEPDNARLVLVWRTALPCDKQALKVREVEINAGGDAVVAV, encoded by the coding sequence ATGCTTCAGATCAATAACGTGACGCCCTTCAAAACCCAGTTAATGCTATTCGCGAACCGCGAGGGCATCGACACTGTGTACGCGATCATCAAGGGCACATTCACCTACCACGACGGAGTGAGGCTCTCGCCTGAGCAGGTGCCGATCGTCGTGGAGGACAAACATCACGGTGACCCGGCAACGAGTAGTATTCGGACGCCCTCTGATGTTTCACTCGAGAAGCCCGCGACAGACGTGGTACTCGTTGGGAGCGCCTGGGCGCCTAACGGTGATCCAGCGTGGCAGTCCGACGCGTCAGTATCCGTCGCATCGGTGACGCGAACTGTTCGTGTGTCTGCCGATCGCGTGTGGGAGTCAGGAGTTGCCGGCACGACGGCAAGTTGGATTGCACCCTTCGTGCGCATGCCACTGGTGTGGGAGCGTGCATACGGCGGCAGCGACATCGGTGAGAAGGGACTTGTCGCGGACTGGCGCAACCCAGTGGGCGTTGGATTCCGTGCCAAAGGTAGCTCGAAATCAACCACGGGCTCCCCAATTGCGAACATCGAGGATCCTGGGACGCTCATCTCTTCTGCAACGCAGACGCCGTCGCCGGCAGGGTTTGGTCCTGTTCCCGCGCACTGGCTGCCGCGCCGAAAATACGCAGGTACATATGACGAGCAGTGGGAGCGCGATCGCGCCCCCTACCTGCCGGACGACTTCGACCCCCGTTTTTGCCAAATCGCGCCGCTCGGACTCGTTATGCCAGGAATGCTTCAGGGCGGAGAGATCGTTGAACTTCGCGGGGTGACGCCATCGGGATTCGCGCGGTTCGCTTTACCAAGTATAAGCATTGAGGCGCAGTATCATCTCCCGAACAAGACCGAGACGCGTCCGGCATCAATGGATACCGTCATCATCGAGCCCGATAATGCCCGGCTCGTCCTCGTTTGGCGTACCGCGCTACCCTGTGATAAGCAAGCGCTCAAGGTGCGTGAAGTGGAAATTAATGCCGGTGGCGACGCGGTGGTGGCCGTATGA
- a CDS encoding beta-ketoacyl synthase N-terminal-like domain-containing protein has product MSADSVVIVGLGMMTSVGVSARETAASVRAATARFIAIPARDKQFRPFTIAEVPNDALPPLAGSLHDVNSLSDRERRLLRLATPPLRECFGPLTALPVTLALCLALPEQETMRRIDSAAFLSHLANQTGVPFDPAKSDAQHVGRAGGLLAIGQAILTIQAGLADFIIAGGVDSYRDLFVLGTLDKERRVKSESNLDGFIPGEAAGFLLLASARAAAAQRLPVLARVTPIVTGFEPGHLYSSELYRGDGLAMTFQHLVARGEVDAPIAEVYSSMTGESHWVKEWGVAFMRTRGAFREGHGMHHPADCFGETGAASGPLMVGLAALGINERYRRSPALAYGSSDRGARAAMVITA; this is encoded by the coding sequence ATGAGTGCCGATTCGGTTGTAATCGTCGGTCTTGGAATGATGACTTCGGTCGGCGTTTCAGCGCGGGAGACCGCCGCGTCAGTGCGCGCCGCAACGGCCCGATTTATAGCCATTCCTGCACGCGATAAGCAATTCCGACCATTCACGATCGCGGAAGTACCTAACGATGCACTGCCGCCGCTTGCTGGGTCGTTGCACGATGTCAACTCGCTTTCCGATCGTGAACGGCGCCTGCTTAGGCTCGCGACGCCTCCTCTGAGGGAATGTTTCGGACCTTTGACCGCCTTGCCGGTCACGCTCGCGCTGTGTCTGGCGCTCCCAGAACAGGAGACGATGCGTCGAATCGATTCCGCAGCATTTCTCTCTCATCTTGCGAATCAGACGGGGGTGCCTTTCGACCCCGCGAAGAGCGACGCGCAGCATGTCGGACGTGCCGGCGGGTTGCTAGCTATCGGTCAAGCCATTTTGACAATTCAAGCCGGACTCGCTGACTTTATCATCGCCGGCGGTGTCGACAGCTATCGCGACCTGTTCGTCCTCGGCACGCTCGACAAAGAGCGGCGCGTGAAGTCCGAATCAAACCTCGATGGATTCATCCCGGGCGAAGCCGCGGGCTTTCTACTGCTCGCCAGCGCTCGCGCCGCAGCTGCTCAGCGCCTACCTGTGTTAGCGCGCGTCACCCCTATCGTCACGGGATTCGAACCCGGTCACCTCTATAGTTCTGAATTGTATCGAGGGGATGGGCTGGCGATGACCTTTCAACACCTAGTCGCGCGTGGTGAGGTCGATGCGCCCATCGCTGAGGTTTATTCGTCGATGACCGGCGAGAGCCACTGGGTGAAGGAATGGGGCGTAGCATTTATGCGGACCCGCGGCGCTTTTCGTGAAGGACATGGCATGCACCATCCGGCTGACTGCTTCGGTGAGACTGGCGCCGCCAGTGGGCCGCTGATGGTCGGTCTCGCCGCGTTAGGCATAAATGAGCGTTATCGGCGCAGCCCTGCCCTGGCGTACGGATCATCGGATCGCGGCGCTCGCGCCGCAATGGTCATTACAGCGTAG
- a CDS encoding DUF4150 domain-containing protein encodes MGQTTFCNMRGIAHKGSGGMSIAFPDVCKTPAPPAPPIPIPYPNIGQASDTSQGPSSVTTDGQMPMVKGAKYSRSSGDEAGTLGGVASNVNMSECEFMLYSFDVKFEGNNVCRMGDSLFHNKKNIVA; translated from the coding sequence ATGGGTCAAACCACATTCTGCAACATGCGGGGGATCGCGCACAAAGGCAGCGGAGGGATGAGCATCGCATTTCCCGATGTCTGTAAGACGCCGGCACCTCCTGCTCCGCCAATCCCGATTCCCTACCCAAACATCGGGCAGGCATCGGACACATCCCAGGGCCCGAGCAGCGTGACGACAGACGGGCAGATGCCAATGGTTAAAGGTGCTAAGTATTCTCGCTCGTCAGGCGACGAAGCGGGGACGCTCGGCGGAGTTGCGTCAAACGTGAACATGAGCGAATGCGAGTTTATGCTGTACTCATTCGATGTAAAATTCGAAGGCAATAACGTCTGTCGAATGGGCGATTCGCTGTTTCACAATAAGAAGAACATTGTTGCCTGA
- a CDS encoding DUF1629 domain-containing protein — translation MPFFVMTCDGEYPSAALGKGPPMNQAPWFHGGRIAGDFPIPVVYALDPARPGTPKAMYDDTAYPLMRDDLVDALKAVGVDNLQLFPATLTDPATNKEHNNYKAFNIVGVVAAADMARSVRMPTTDSTMIDVDFQSLAIDESKAMPFRLFRLAESVSAIIVDDIVKGEVRRRNIPGMEFYKPEKWSG, via the coding sequence ATGCCATTTTTCGTCATGACGTGTGATGGTGAATATCCAAGCGCCGCGCTCGGGAAAGGGCCTCCGATGAACCAGGCACCCTGGTTCCATGGAGGTCGCATAGCAGGGGATTTTCCGATTCCGGTTGTTTACGCGCTAGACCCAGCGCGCCCAGGAACCCCAAAGGCGATGTATGACGACACCGCCTATCCACTGATGCGCGATGACTTGGTAGATGCGCTCAAGGCAGTGGGGGTGGACAATCTTCAATTGTTTCCAGCCACACTAACGGATCCAGCAACGAACAAGGAACATAACAATTACAAGGCCTTCAACATCGTTGGCGTCGTGGCCGCTGCTGACATGGCACGGTCGGTTCGAATGCCGACCACAGACTCTACCATGATCGATGTGGATTTCCAAAGTCTTGCAATTGATGAGAGCAAGGCAATGCCCTTTCGACTCTTTCGGTTGGCAGAAAGTGTCAGCGCGATCATCGTTGATGATATCGTGAAAGGTGAAGTTAGGCGTCGCAACATCCCGGGGATGGAATTTTACAAGCCTGAAAAGTGGTCAGGTTGA
- a CDS encoding DinB family protein, whose amino-acid sequence MTAPTATPPVGSTAIPSQRQQFLDVLKKEHETTRKVVEAYPADQSEFKPHPRSKAARDLAWTFAVEEALILKALTNSLNVGGGLPKAPDSWNDVVAAFKQNHAGVIDALESARDDDVFGTVKFFTGPGAIGDVPKMDFLYFILSDQIHHRGQMTVYLRMAGGKVPSIYGPSADEPWF is encoded by the coding sequence ATGACTGCTCCTACTGCGACACCACCAGTTGGCTCGACGGCGATTCCGAGCCAGAGGCAGCAATTCCTCGATGTTCTGAAGAAGGAGCACGAGACGACGCGCAAAGTCGTCGAGGCTTATCCGGCCGATCAATCGGAGTTCAAGCCCCATCCGCGATCGAAGGCCGCGCGTGACCTCGCCTGGACGTTCGCAGTCGAGGAGGCGTTGATCCTCAAGGCACTTACGAACTCACTCAACGTCGGTGGCGGATTGCCGAAGGCGCCGGATTCCTGGAACGACGTTGTTGCGGCGTTCAAGCAGAATCACGCCGGCGTCATCGACGCGCTCGAGTCGGCGCGCGACGACGACGTGTTCGGAACCGTGAAGTTCTTCACGGGGCCGGGGGCGATTGGTGACGTGCCGAAGATGGATTTCCTGTACTTCATTCTCTCCGACCAGATCCATCACCGTGGTCAGATGACTGTTTACTTACGCATGGCTGGTGGGAAGGTGCCGTCGATCTACGGACCGTCGGCGGACGAGCCGTGGTTCTAG